GTTCGCACATCAGCACCGACGAATGGATGCCATACCGGGCGCTGCCGAAGATGGGCTACAGCCACGGAACGGTCGAGCATCGGTCGAAAGAATATGTGCGCGGAATCGATCACGTTAACAACCTTGAGGCTTTCTGGTTGATCCTGAAGCGGTCGATCCGTGGGACGCACGTTTGGGTTTCGAAGAAGCACTTGTCGAAGTATCTGGGCGAGTTTGAGTTCCGCTACAATCGCCGGAAGCGGCCCGCTTCGATGTTCGCCGAGTTGGTGGCGAGCCTTTAGCAAACATCGCATCGCAGAGCGCATGGAAGCGCCGCCAAGTGTCGGCTTCGCTAAATCGATCATTCATCATCATATTCCTCGTCTTTTAATATTTCTGGAATTTGTTTCTTGCCGCGTTCAATACCATACATTCTGACGTATGGAATTAGCTTGCTCACCCTAACGTGGAGTAGGTAGTAGCTTTCAGTAGAGAATTCTGGTGTAATTATGCCGGCCTCTAGTAATTTCTTTATTAGCACTTTAGCAGTTGTCTCGTGTTCAATTTCCTTGCTTACCGGTCCAATACTGCGTCTTTGGCGATTTTTTAAGATTGAATTACAAAGGCCTTGCAGCAATTCTAATGTGTTTACAGCCCGGTCCTTAGAACGCTGCTCTGCTTCAATTTGCCTTTTTCTCTCCTTATTCGCTTTCTCTTCCATTTCTCTATTTCGTACTTCTTGCCGCTTTGCTTTTCTCCGGCCATACGTTCCTGCCCAATAAACGACCGGCCATCCGTAATACACTAACCCGCCGCACCCAATCACAACCAAGCCCAAAAACAGCGATGCTGGGCTAACAATATCGCCCAACACGTCTATTGTCCTTTGCGGGTCGAGGGTGATAAGCTCTCGACCAAATATTGCCAGCCATCCAGCGCTAATAGAGGCGCCGACCGCTCTGTGTTTTGTGTCCATTCAGTTTTCATGTCATGACGCGCCCCTTATGTCAAGGTTATAATAGCGTCATGACATTTCATGACAGTCCGAAGAGTGTCTCCGAACCGTACGGAGTCCGTCGTCGCGGCAAAATGATCCTTGGTCCGGCGGCGCGTCACCGGCAGGCAGGCGGCGCACACCGGCGTCAAAGGGGAGAAGTATGACGGAGACGATGCGCGCCGCCTTTCTGGAGGGGCACGAGGGGATCGGCAGCCTGACGGTCGGCCGGCGGCCGAAGCCGGAACCGTGCCATGGCGAGGTGCTGATCCGGATCGCGGCGGCCGGCCTGAACCGGGTCGACCTCTACATGGCCAACGACGGCTCGGGCTTCCGCCACGGATTGCCGCTCACGCTCGGCGTCGACGGCGCCGGCGTCATCGAGGCGCTCGGCCCCGGTTGCACGGCGCGCCGGGTCGGCGAGCGGGTCGTCATCTACCCGGCGCGCTACGGCCTCGACGAATTCACCCGGCGCGGCGACCAGATGCTGTCCTTCTCCCGCGCCATTCCCGGCGAGAATATCGACGGCTGCTTCGCCGACTATATCGCGATGCCCGAGGCCTGCGCCTTCCCGATCGCCGACGATCTCGGCTTCCTGGAAGCCGCCGTGCTGCCGACCGCCTATCTCACGGCCTGGCGCGCGGTGACCACCGCCGGGCAGGTGCGCTCCGCGGACTGGGTGCTGATCCACGGCGTTGGCGGCGGCGGCTCGACGGCCGCCCTGCAGTTCTGCGCCATGCGGCGGGCCAGGACCATCGTCACCTCCTCTTCCGACACCAAGCTGGCCGCGGCGCGGGAGCGCGGCGCCACGCATACGATCAACTACCGGGAGCAGGACGTGCTGGCCGAAGTGCGGCGGTTCACGGCGAAGCGCGGCGTCGACGTGGTGATCGAGAATGTCGGGGCGGACACCTGGGGTATATCGCTCAGGGCGCTGGTCGGCGGCGGCCGCCTCGTCGTCTTCGGCGCGACCACCGGGCCCAACCCGCCGGCCGATCTCCAGCGGGTCTTCATCCGCCAGCTGCACATCATCGGCGTGACCATCGGCAATTTCGAGGAATTCCGCACCCTGGTTGACGCCGCCGAACGCAAGCTGTTCGTGCCGGCGATCGACCGGGTGGTGCCGCTCGAACAGGTGCCCGACGGCCTGGCCTATCTCGAATCCGGCCAACAGACCGGCAAGATCGCCGTCGCCGTCGATCCCGCGCTGTGCGGGTGACGGGGCAGAGTCGCCGCCTCGCACACCGACCGTCGTCATATCGACCGGAGCCGCCCAACGGGCGGCGGAGCGGAGATATCTAAGCGAGAGCGGTGCCTCTTGTCGACGGGCTTGCTTTTTCTTCGTGTTTTTCAGTGAGATAAGAGGTTTACGGCGCGACATCCCTTGCTCTACACTGCACCCCGAATTGCGTATTCCGGGTACCTATCGGGTACCGC
This genomic interval from Rhodospirillaceae bacterium contains the following:
- a CDS encoding zinc-binding dehydrogenase; this translates as MTETMRAAFLEGHEGIGSLTVGRRPKPEPCHGEVLIRIAAAGLNRVDLYMANDGSGFRHGLPLTLGVDGAGVIEALGPGCTARRVGERVVIYPARYGLDEFTRRGDQMLSFSRAIPGENIDGCFADYIAMPEACAFPIADDLGFLEAAVLPTAYLTAWRAVTTAGQVRSADWVLIHGVGGGGSTAALQFCAMRRARTIVTSSSDTKLAAARERGATHTINYREQDVLAEVRRFTAKRGVDVVIENVGADTWGISLRALVGGGRLVVFGATTGPNPPADLQRVFIRQLHIIGVTIGNFEEFRTLVDAAERKLFVPAIDRVVPLEQVPDGLAYLESGQQTGKIAVAVDPALCG